A genome region from Leifsonia sp. Root112D2 includes the following:
- a CDS encoding MBL fold metallo-hydrolase, translated as MSTTALTLLGTAGGPGGHVDRAGIASLVTVGRRHYLIDAGEGVSRQLARAGLKVLDLDGVFLTHLHDDHTAGLPGVVTFRHTMRGGPLPLIGPPGASALCDGILAYLDVNFRIRGTEAPMPPPQSILEVTEAEPGVIYSDDDVKVTAVENTHYALTEFGGLHRSYALRFDTADRSIVFTGDTGVSAAVERLAHGADILVSEMVTDADTALVPAFVRDHMATEHLSPTQVGQLAATAEVGCVVLSHYTQATADDLAQIRGEFSGEVIAGEDLMRL; from the coding sequence ATGAGCACGACGGCGCTCACTCTGCTCGGCACCGCCGGCGGGCCTGGCGGTCACGTCGACCGGGCAGGCATCGCGAGTCTCGTGACAGTCGGCCGGCGGCACTATCTCATCGACGCCGGTGAGGGGGTGAGCCGGCAGCTCGCCCGCGCGGGCCTGAAGGTTCTCGATCTCGACGGCGTCTTCCTCACGCACTTGCACGACGACCACACGGCGGGGCTCCCCGGTGTCGTCACCTTCCGTCACACGATGCGCGGCGGTCCCCTGCCATTGATCGGACCACCCGGCGCGAGCGCACTGTGCGACGGCATCCTCGCCTATCTCGACGTCAATTTCCGCATCCGCGGCACGGAAGCGCCGATGCCGCCCCCGCAGTCCATCCTCGAAGTGACCGAGGCCGAGCCGGGCGTCATCTACTCCGACGATGATGTGAAAGTGACCGCCGTGGAGAACACCCACTACGCTCTCACGGAGTTTGGCGGGCTCCACCGCTCTTACGCCCTGCGCTTTGACACCGCGGACCGCTCGATCGTCTTCACGGGCGACACCGGAGTGAGCGCGGCCGTCGAGCGGCTCGCTCACGGTGCCGACATCCTGGTGTCGGAGATGGTGACGGATGCCGACACGGCACTGGTTCCTGCGTTTGTGCGCGACCATATGGCCACGGAGCACCTGTCGCCCACACAGGTCGGTCAGCTCGCCGCTACTGCCGAAGTCGGATGCGTGGTGCTCTCGCACTACACGCAGGCAACCGCCGACGACCTCGCGCAGATCCGCGGCGAGTTCTCGGGCGAGGTCATCGCTGGCGAAGACCTGATGCGGCTCTAA
- a CDS encoding alpha/beta hydrolase, which translates to MTADGYTITAEDPGFQPPAFLAPGIAEAQHPTGAERRLALTYAMPDGYRPLQLDLYVPTERTGPVPCVVWIHGGAWLFGTRLAPPDYWPAGALFQAIINAGLAVASIDYRHSREAAFPAQVHDTKAAIRYLRRFSEELGLDTERFGVWGESAGGHLAALVALIDDPAFEGVEGVTGESSAVSAVVDFYGVADADTMPAFRDSMPQEWIDNLDAKGQGAPAEPIDILLAGSPYPRDEARRLVSPVHHVRADAPPFLLVHGEADGLVPFGQSEQLHAALQQAGAQSELVGVPGADHVFLGTDPLPQIDRGVAYLKAKFRE; encoded by the coding sequence ATGACGGCAGACGGATACACCATCACGGCAGAAGACCCGGGCTTTCAGCCACCGGCATTCCTCGCGCCGGGCATCGCCGAGGCGCAGCATCCGACCGGCGCCGAACGGCGCCTCGCCCTCACCTACGCGATGCCCGACGGCTACCGGCCGCTCCAGCTCGACCTGTACGTACCCACCGAGCGCACCGGTCCGGTTCCCTGCGTCGTCTGGATCCATGGCGGCGCCTGGCTGTTCGGTACCCGCCTCGCTCCGCCCGATTACTGGCCGGCCGGAGCGCTCTTTCAGGCCATCATCAACGCGGGCCTCGCGGTGGCATCGATCGACTACCGCCACTCGCGCGAAGCGGCCTTCCCTGCCCAGGTGCACGACACGAAGGCCGCGATCCGCTACCTCCGCCGGTTCTCCGAGGAACTCGGTCTCGATACCGAGCGATTCGGCGTGTGGGGTGAGTCTGCCGGTGGCCATCTCGCCGCTCTCGTCGCGCTGATCGATGACCCCGCGTTCGAGGGCGTGGAGGGCGTGACCGGCGAGAGCAGCGCGGTGAGCGCGGTGGTCGACTTCTACGGCGTTGCGGATGCCGACACCATGCCCGCCTTCCGCGACTCGATGCCGCAGGAGTGGATCGACAACCTCGACGCGAAGGGCCAGGGAGCACCCGCGGAGCCGATCGATATCCTTCTGGCCGGTTCCCCGTACCCGCGCGACGAGGCCCGGCGACTCGTCTCACCCGTCCACCATGTGCGCGCGGACGCTCCGCCGTTCCTGCTCGTTCACGGTGAGGCCGACGGCCTCGTGCCCTTCGGCCAGAGCGAGCAACTGCACGCCGCGCTGCAGCAGGCCGGCGCGCAATCGGAGCTGGTGGGCGTGCCCGGCGCAGACCACGTGTTTCTCGGCACCGACCCGCTGCCCCAGATCGACCGCGGAGTCGCGTACCTGAAGGCCAAGTTCAGGGAATGA
- a CDS encoding Gfo/Idh/MocA family protein, with product MSEAASPGRPLGVGIVGGGFMGAVHSRAARAARARLVGISSSSGARARAAAEELGLERGYDSLDELLADDAIDVVHVCTPNALHAEQAAAIVAAGKHIVCEKPLATSVTDAAALVDAVASAGVTATVPFVYRFHSLVREARARVQEGELGRLLSIHGSYLQDWLLDAGDDNWRVEEASGGRSRAFGDIGSHLVDLTEFVTGDRVTQVSATKRTFFGERAEHTAITTEDAIAIVLQTAGGALGTLLVSQVAAGRKNRLHLEIAGSSESIAFDGEQPEAIWVGRRGGSQLIPRDADQLHPDAARLCAVPAGHPQGYQDAFNAFVADSYAAIEGASPEGLPRFEDGLRAARVTDAVMDAADSGTWISVVP from the coding sequence ATGAGCGAGGCGGCGTCGCCCGGCCGACCGCTTGGGGTAGGAATCGTGGGCGGCGGCTTCATGGGCGCCGTGCATTCCCGGGCCGCTCGTGCGGCACGGGCACGTCTCGTCGGCATCTCCTCCTCGAGCGGAGCGCGTGCGCGGGCCGCGGCCGAGGAGTTGGGCCTCGAGCGTGGCTACGATTCGCTCGATGAGCTGCTCGCGGATGATGCGATAGACGTCGTGCACGTGTGCACGCCGAACGCGCTGCACGCCGAGCAGGCCGCCGCCATCGTGGCGGCGGGCAAGCACATCGTCTGCGAGAAGCCGCTGGCGACGAGCGTGACGGATGCCGCTGCGCTCGTCGACGCCGTCGCATCTGCCGGCGTCACCGCGACGGTGCCGTTCGTCTACCGCTTTCACTCGCTCGTGCGTGAGGCGCGAGCCCGGGTGCAGGAGGGCGAACTGGGGCGGCTGCTGAGCATCCACGGTTCGTATCTGCAGGACTGGCTGCTGGATGCCGGCGACGACAACTGGCGGGTCGAGGAGGCCAGCGGCGGTCGCTCGCGTGCCTTCGGCGACATCGGGTCGCACCTGGTCGACCTCACCGAGTTCGTCACGGGCGACCGGGTCACGCAGGTCTCTGCGACCAAGCGCACCTTCTTCGGCGAGCGGGCCGAGCACACCGCCATCACCACCGAGGATGCGATAGCCATCGTGCTGCAGACGGCCGGCGGCGCCCTGGGCACGCTGCTCGTCTCCCAGGTGGCCGCCGGTCGAAAGAACCGGCTGCACCTGGAGATCGCGGGTTCGAGCGAGAGCATCGCCTTCGACGGTGAGCAGCCCGAGGCCATCTGGGTGGGGCGTCGCGGCGGATCGCAGTTGATCCCGCGCGATGCCGATCAGTTGCATCCGGATGCCGCGCGGCTGTGTGCGGTGCCTGCCGGGCATCCGCAGGGTTACCAGGATGCGTTCAACGCCTTCGTCGCCGACAGCTACGCGGCCATCGAGGGCGCGTCGCCCGAGGGCCTGCCGCGCTTCGAAGACGGGCTGCGCGCCGCGCGCGTGACCGACGCAGTCATGGACGCCGCCGACAGCGGCACCTGGATTTCGGTGGTCCCGTAG